In Porites lutea chromosome 8, jaPorLute2.1, whole genome shotgun sequence, the genomic stretch TCGTCATCGATAAGCTACAGTTACTGTTGAGCTATTCTCATGCTGATAATTCCATGGATGTGCGAAGTGGAGGTtacatgtttaatttttttcagaagacACAAGGCTAAGAGGTAAGTATATTGATATTTCAGGTAAGTGCTATTTCATGCATTAAAAATGAATGTGCTTTTCTGTATGATGGAGTTCATGACCACCATTTGGTTGGCATGCTACCCTCAGTTTGCGCGGGAAAAAATATGTTTCCGTACTGTACGTTCGCCAATCCAGTGGCCGGTTGTTGTGCAGAAAAAGGTTTTGTGGTGTTTAAAGGTATgtacagatttttttatttatttatacttcATCAATCAGTTATCATAGCCTTTCTTTGTAATTGTTTATTGCAATTATTTGTTATTAACCAAATTATGTTGTATTTCGGTTCTTGGTTTTAAACCTTTTTCGTACTGCTTCTCCATTTCGCGAACGATGTCAAAGGTGAAAATAAGCAAATGAGCTTAAGCCTCATAAAAGTACAACCACTAAAGAGATTAAGATTAACTGTAACAAATGCAGCGTTCATGCAGAAAAACTTAATAGTTgggcaatttttaaaatgaattgattATCATCACACATTCCGtgacatttttgaaaatttaagcGTCTTGGTATTTGAAATATGCAATTAAATAGATGTCTGTTAAGGAAAACTCAAGAGGCAGCCGTTTCACTTAGGCCAGGAGCAAAGCACTTGTACTTGCCTAGTAAGCTAAATCCTATTATAAAATCATttataaatgaattattttaggTAAAATAAAGCATGCTTTAAGAAAAACCAATAAAGGTTTATTGACAGCATTTTCATTACTGCATCACTCTACAtctgtttaaaaattaaaataatattacaataattattacatctACTAATTATGGTAAATTGATTAGGTACTATCAATGATAAAATTACGAATATATTTTTGACAAATGTTTCTACTACAGCTAGACAATTAATGTCTTTTACATTTCCACATGTccactattattattagttgccaaattttatcatgtttttttggTACTTTGTCAGTTTGCATgtaagtttttgaaaagatgtctgccggaaaaaaacaaagaagttcgCGATTTACACAAGGCATGACAGATGCCCTGGTAGAAGCTTATGGAAAGCATCAAGTAAGTGAAGTTAAGCCTTAAATGATGTTGTtggtcttgtttcttttttaaagttttgataatTAACTTGTTAAGAGGTCATTGGTAGTTTTTAGCAGTCATTCTAAATATTTGTAACTTTAACTCTGTATAGTCACGTCACTCAGGAAGCAAGCTTTCTCTGGAAATGTAGAACTGTGTTGTCATGATTCATATACATAAACACGtaattcttaaaatgaatataGGAGTCACACACATAATTATGTcagcaaagttttggaaaatCTGTGTAACAAGCTTATACATTCTCTGTCTAGTACATTCTGCAGAGCAAATTTTCCAATCTTGTGACAAATGAGAAGAAGAAAGAGGCATGGATAAAGGTGGCAGATGCTGTTAATGCAGTAAACCCTGCAGAACGGAAAACAGTAGAACAGGTAACTACCACATTGTAGGGTACTTGCAACCTTTCCAGAAAGGAAGGTGTTTAAGTATGCTTTCAGTGAAGATTAGTGCACTGGAATGCCCCCCTGGGAGTCAGTAAGGCTCTCTAGGTTTAAAGATAAGTAACCCCATTTCTTTACCtcattttttgagtttatatgtATATAACATAGTCTAGTATATAACATAGTCTTCCATCTTAGTAGTATCCCAGGAACCATGTATTACACTTGTCTAGTAAAACCCGACTGGTTTTACATCCTGGTAATCTCATAAAgagcagggttgtcattaagagctgggggccggggattttccccggctactaagagagtggcccccggctacttttattggaaaatagaagaaaaatagaaccaaaagaaatccctagctatttgattccccgcctacttgttgtatttacccggcaacttgaaatcttagtgacaaccctgtaaAGAGCCTTAAAGgataataattatattacttGCATGAATGCTTTGATCCTCCATGTAATACTTTAAATCCTtacaggttaaaaaaaaatgggaagatGTAACAGGAAGtgtcaagaaaaaagaaagacatgCCAGACAGCAAGAactcaaaaaattaaatacaacaGGAAATGGATTCTTAGCAGATGAGGTGAGCTGTCTTATGTACACAGGTGCAAGTTGAAACTTTCGTGCCTTCATGTGACAAACAAAATGAAGGTGATGGCAAAAAAACATGATGACATTTGAAAGTTCAAATTCTGCTGGTCTTTATGAACAGTAGGATATTTTTTATTCTGCTAATGGAAATTCAGAACTTTGTAAGACATTTTTAAcacaaataatgtttttttttcttgttcaaagGACAACTCAGACAGTGCAGGGCCCAGCGTGGACATTCTAAGCCAGTCGGAGCAGGAGGTTGCCAGAATACTCGGCCCTGAAATCTTTACTGGCATTCCTGGGGGTCAAGATACTATGAAATTGAGTAATACTAGTAACTGAATTttgtcagttttaaaaaaacctcATTAAGGGGCTTTGTCTGTGTTAGacttttctaaaaataactccaTCTTTGATTTTTGCCAGCTTTACCAAAACCTGTGTCAGATGTGGAGTGGGAAACGTACTCGGTGATGAGTGACAGCCTCCTTGAAGACAATTATTGTGGTGCATTGCAggttttttcattgttattatttacaAGAAAGGAAATGTCCAAGAAATTTTATTATACTGATTTCTTTCTTTGAAAGATACAGAAAGTTACCATTCGTTAGCACCCAACACCATTGCCTCTTCATAAATTTTGGAGGAGGGAAGGAAAGAGGAAGCAGACAAAAGATagtcaaaagtaaaaaatattataaaagcAGCCATTGCCTGATCATCAAAAGTCACTTATTTattgtcttgttttttatttggcaTCAGGAAGTCAGCCCAAATCAGGAAGTTACTTTACATCAAAATTCCATGTACAAAAGGGATTCCATTCCAAGTACAAGTACAGCCAATGTCAAATCTAATGACACTGTAAGTACAATGTAAGAAGGAAACACTTCTGAATGACTAAAACTttggtaataataaaaaaattggtaaTAATTACAGTAACAATATTACAGCAACCAAGTACCAGTGATAGTAAAAATTATAGCAATAATGACAAAGATTATAAcactgtaaaataaattgtcACTGTTCATAATGTCTACTGCTGCTATATGTTTTTAATTGTGGATTTAATTACAGTGAAACTGggaaaccgtgaacaccagaattATTTTTGGAAAGGCAGAGAAAACTAAACAGCAATCAAAATGTTCATCAGATTGTGGTTTTGTGGGTAGCTCGCATTTCATGGCCGATCTTTGCTTTGACTAGTCACAACACAATATGAATAAACATTCCTGAAGTGTTTCAAGTGTTCACAGTTATTCTGGTTTCACTGTAAGTCCCAACCTCTGAGTTGTTTGCAAAACAGGAATTCTCATTAAAACATAACATTGTAACATGTACAAAAATCTTACATGAAGTCACacattttattatttacttatttactgaATAATTCAATCTTGCAGGATGATTATCACAAAGCCAAGAAAAGCAAGATGCTTGCAGAAACATTACAGGATGTAAGACacagaaatttttgtttttacaaaataaatgtaGAGATCTGAAATACACATATTTTAATAAATGCAATTGTTTTGAAGGTGAAATAATGCAtagtttttccctttttgtttttgatacTGAATAATTCAACCTTGCAGGATGATTATCACAAAGCCAAGAAGAGAAAGACTCTTTCTGAAGCTCAACTGGATGTAAGACacttaaaataatattgtacaGTATAATAAACAGATCTTTTAGTTAATGAAAATGTTTACGAGGGTGATTTAAGCCATAGTTTTTCCCCTTTTGGCTCAGTGAACTCTCTTATCTTCTCTTTCAGTACTTTGAAACAGTTACAGCTTATTACaagctgaaaatgaagaagGTGGAGCTAGAAATATCAATGTTAAAAGACAAGAAAGATAAGGTACAAACCAcaaattttaaactgtcttCTTTCATATGCATCATGGATCACTTCATGGAGTGCTCATTTATGTCACGCCAGACATTATAATGAATGTGTTTTGTTGTCAATTTTAGTGTTAAATGGGTGGATCTTAAATTATTATGAAGAATTTTTTCATTGCACTAAAGCTCACCAAAAATCATCTCAAGTTGATTCATTAAgacacaataattattattgatgaAAATGAAAGGTATCTTTTTAATTACGGCATTTTTCACTGTGATTTTCACTTGTAATAAATGTTTGTCAAGCTTACATCCTACAATTTGTATACTTTTCCTTTTGCAGGGTCGAATCAGCTCTTCCGTGGAAGAGTAGGTAGACCACTGGTATCATTCTTTGtaaaactgtaaataaaacTGGAACGTACTTATTTATGTtgaattaagacggaatccgtcaggaaattgagtaattttaattttcaatggCCAAAAATGTTGCACCAGAATAAtataaagaatattgcattctttagTTATctataataacaccaaagaaaatttaaaataaatgtgaAATTACACAAAATGAcaccttacacatgaaattttcagaattttactcgtgttttcacaattcttgtgaaatttgacatttattttctcgaactcttataataaattttcctcggtgttattacagatgactaattacatctttagcccttgaaaaatgtaaaaaataatgcattattctttaaattattctggtacaaggttcttgtccactgaaaattaaaattactcaatttcctgcaggattccgtcttaataatTAACAATGTACATatgtatgtattttatttttgatattgTGCAAGGCAGGTAGCCAAAATCAATATAGAGCAGTTTCAATGACCATGTTTGAGAGTCACCTTGTGTAAGAGTCTTCATGCCTTAAAACAATGATGTATACTTTTGTAAATTCATTTAACTCTACCGATTTTAAgacatacagtaaaaacccacaagtaagaacctacattttctggagttagcctaaacaggttcttatttaaatggtagttaacacaattttaggctatttaggttcttaaataggttcttatttctgtaaaaaaaaaatttaacaaaaaacgAGCTACAAAACAAGATGGTAATCAGCCTATTTGTCAATTTCAAAATGCGATACTACGATATTAACCTtttgcactttatttttttattacatcaataaattattacttttatttgcACAGCAATGCCAAGTTCCTAATTCCCCAAACAGGATTCTTGCACAGTTTTGCAGCTGCATTTCAATAATATGATgttaaaaaataagaacctgtttttcattttctaggctaaacaggttcctGTTTATAGGGGATataaatggcaaattttaggctaacaggttcttactcgcggATTTTTACTGTATTATGAAGGTCCAACATCCTTTACCACATGTACAATAAAAGTTATTACAGAAAGTGAGTTAGGATCTCTACTGGTTTCACTACTTTGGCCTCCAGACCTCTTATAACATTGGTAATTGTTTTGTTTAGCATGAAACATTCAATGATCAACGACgttatttgttatttgttatAATAAACCTAATGTGTTCAGGTTTTGTTTACTGGGCAAATATGGCCGAGTGATGTTAAGCGTCACTCTCTTACcgaataataatttatttgcagggttgtcactaagatttcaagttgccgggtaaatacaacaagtaggcggggaatcatacggctagggatttcttttggttctatttttcttctattttccaataaaagtagccgggggccactctcttagtagccggggaaaatccccggcccccggctcttaatgacaaccctgtatttgcataagaaaggaaAGTCAAATTTTGTTGTACAATAATATTTTGACTTGTTTAATGTAGAAAATAACTTTAACTGAACACATTATTTATAAGTTCACTCCTGACTGATGATCCAGCTGCATTATTGTCAGGGATGAGTTCACAGGGATCTGCAGAGGCCATGATTTGCTGTGGTGGGTAGTCAGCATTGACTGGCATTGCTGTATTGTCAACAATACACATATTGTGCAAAACTGCAGTTGCTGTTATGATGGTACAACAGTTACTTGGTTTGAACTGTAGTGATCCACCAGAAACATCTAGACATCTAAATCTTGTCTTCCATAAGCCAAGGGCCCTCTCGATGGTGTTTCTTGTTTTGGTATGGGCCTTCTGGTATTTGGCCTGACCCGCTGTGGAAACATCATCTGGGCGAAATGGGGTCATCAGGTATGGCTGAATGCCATAACCCCTGTCTCCTAACAGCCACCCATTTCTACCCCCTTCATTTTCCATGTGGACTTGCAAGGCACTTGAGTGGAAAACTGCGGAATCGTGAACAGAACCGTGCCATTTACTCACAACATTTGTAAATAGCAGTTGTGCATTGCACACCGCCATAACATTAATAGCATGAAAGCCCTTGTGGCAGACATACAGGTGTTCCTCATTGTCAGGACCCTTAATTGCAATTAATGAGCCATCAATTGCCCCAATCACCCTCGGAAAACCAGCTATACTGTAGAAATCAGCCATagttttctgaaagaaataaaaaataggaCACTAGGTTCAAACCCCATGTACATCTTTCTGGGTAACCGCTTTAAATTAACCTACAAGGTTTACTGGAATCATTAGCACTGTACAACAATGGAATGGAAATATCCATACTCTACCATGGGTGGAGAGCAGGGTAGGGGATTCAAAACTGGTAAAGACTGGGAGAAATTCCTTTATTGCTGATTAGTTGTATTTTCATAAGCGAAAATGATGCCACCCTTTGTAGGCAatggaaattttctgaaattacCCCTATTAAAATGTCACCAATGGACTCTTACATTTATCTCCACTGTTGATGTGGGGAATGTTATCCATTCTGGAGCAATATTGGCCAGACAACGTGACACAGACATCAACGACCGACTGACGCTTGCCTTCGAGATTCCCATGGTGTCACCAATAACTTTTAAGAAACTTCCAGTGCCATAGTATCGCAGTGCTGCCAAAACCTAAAAGCCATTATGTCAGGTTAAAATGGTTTGCCAATTTGTTCAAGATTCTAATAGAGGTGATAGCAGAAGAAATGTATTTTCCAACTGCAGATATGAACTACTTTGACATACAATAAAATAGTAAACTGAGCCATGAAAAAGCTTGCaataattaaaagttaaaatcatGCGGACCCCCGAGGAAACAGCAAGGCCAAATTGTTGTGTTTGCGGCAAAGTATGCTATCTTTtcagcttttattttttgtgtatattaaaatttgtcttgaaaactgacaaaaagcGAAGTTCTTTGATCTTTAAATGCAAGTGAGCgccatttttcttcttgtatACCATATCCCTAGCTACAGATCGAGCAGTTTGAATCGTAAGTCATTGTTGGTTTCTATAAATTTGACGGCCTTGGAGATCTTTATTCTGATTCAAATTGTTATCTGTTTAAACACATATGGTTGGAAATATCCCATTGAAATGACCGTCTTCTTTTCGATTGTTTTCAAGGACGATTTCTCActtacatttattttctttgacctGTTTTAAACATCACGCGATCTGCCCCTTGTTACGGATCGCGTGCTTAATTAAGCATATAAATAAATCCCGAAAGACCGCAGAGGGCAACCAAACAAAAAGGGTGTTATGGCCAGGTTAAGAAATTAACTCTGAATAGAGCAAGCAAAAAGGCGAACTAGCACACCGTTTTGTCTTAATTCTGTAAGTGCTTACCTGCGTCTCCACGGAAAGCGGACAGCTTCGCGACGTATTTCTCTGCAGTTCTCCTCGGAACTTCTCCACAAGCCAATTTATTCTCGCCGACGATAACCTGAACCTCTCTATGACTTCGCATTCGTTCATGTTAAACAAGACTGTTCGAACTTGGTAAGTCCGAGGTCGGCGAACCGGGAAAAATAGTCCGCCtgcggcagccattttgtttttgtttgcaaaaatgttgcctcccggtaactttacgggagCTTGCGTGCTCCCGTAAGTTTACGGGAAAGTTACCGGGAAAATTATCGGGAGTGACCAAACTGGAAGATTCGAGAAACACCCGATAAGTTTACGGGAACTTACCGGGCGACTTACCGGGCCCGataagttaccgggactttcgagaaacgggccccaggccaGAGTTCAGAAatagatggtagaatttatcgccttgccgttctcgttatcaagtaaacttaaaatttggtcattttagTTGCACAGAGCtggcaaagaaatttaaaaacgaACATGATGTGGGTCcatagttgttgttgttacccCTGATTAAaccttattgcttttttgacgttcccgttgctgtcgccgtcgtagCTTCGTAAGGTCACTGTGAGAACAGTTCAGCATgcacaataaaaaaatgttcaaagaTTGACATCATCAGAttctaataaaaaataaaaaaaaaacagtgggcATGGGAACACTTGAAGAGCCGGATCATCAACTGACCTTGTAACCAGCATTAGCCAGTCTATATCCAAGATTTTTGGTGTTTCCCCAGGCGTAACCATAAACCACATCGCTCCTTAATTCACTTCGCTTTAGTGGTGTAAACGTTGCATCCAGCAATCCATCTTCCCACAGTCCAAGATTTAAGCCATATTTTGCTGCAATACTAGTAACACGTTTGATAAAATACGCTTTCCAGCCCTGATATGGAGAATTTGTCTTCACAGACAGTCGTTGACAAGCAGGGGAGAGTGCCCAAGCGCCCTGAGGGACTTCGTCTCCCCCAAAATGGATGACTTTGAGTGGCTGAATCTCTGCGTGCATAGCTTGCACTTGTAAAATCAACTCTTCTACAAAATTATAGGTTGACTCCAAGCATGGATTTACAGAATTGTTGCGGAAGAATTGACCTGATTCGTAAAATGACTTGTCTTCCGGATCATTCAAGTAGAATTTCAATCCATCCTCAGATTTGCCCATATCACGGTACTTTCTGTATCGGTTCACGGAGGCTGTAATGGCGGCATGCGAATGACCAGGGAGATCAAACTCTGGTATAATGTCAATATGCCTTTGTTTGGCATATGTCAAAATTTCTTGATAGTCCTTTACCGAGTAATGACCGGTGCCAGAGGTGTTGTTAAAGGGACCTGACCCTAACTGAGGCTCAATGCAATGCTTCTCTTGAAGGTCATGACACCGCTGGGAGGCAATCTAGGAGTTAAGCAATAACAAACGGGGAAAATTACGATCAAAGTTCTCCTTATGCATTGTTGGTTTCAAAGTTCCAAACTTCATACAATCCCTACCTCTGTACAGGATATCCCTCTATTTCGAAAACTTTGTtttttcgccccatgtaagggaatccaaggcagtcctggattccggattctttttCAGTGAAACTTGGATTCCTGGTTTTCCAATGggttccttgagctgtattccggaatccaaagcccaggattccagatttcacaagcaaaaattacccTGATTCCGGAATCCCGATTCCTTCACATGGGGCGACGTTTTGGTCCTGAAGATACCAATTTTAAACTAATCTTGGACATATCTGTAAAGCCTGGATACTTGGCTCTGTCCTTTGGTCAAACGTGGTAAACGACGGCACAAAGGAGCCCGCAGGCCTCCAATTTTAGTGCGTCTAatgggaggtttgactgtaagcaACTAACAgatacatttttgaaaaatttaggCGAAGAGAAACATAAAAGTCTTTTAAGtaaagttgtctcttcttttgCCACCATCATGTATCAGACCCAGGATAGCAAAATTTGTTTGAACATGGCCATTGCTGGATTTCCAAGGTCCTTTCAaaaacttgagaaaaaaaactttagcaAATAACATTTGAAATAATCTTTTGTAGTCGCTTCAGCCGGTTTCTACAATGCATGACGACTCTCTCCTTTTCTCCAAGCTTTTGTCCCTCTGATGTCACACCCCACCAACCTCTTAAATTTGTACACCTACTTCAGTGAGCTCTGTTAGTCCAGGAATCTCCAGCCGCCAACCTTCGTCATCCGTTAGATGAAGATGGAGTTTGTTAATTTTAAACATAGCCATGCCATCGAGTATCCTCATAACTTCGTTCTTTTGAAGGAAGTTTCTAGCCACATCTATACTCAGTCCTCGATACTTATATCTTGGTGAGTCCTCAATGGTAACCCAGGGTACCTCTCCATCGCCCAACATACTTAAAAGCGACTGAATTCCCCAGAACACAGCCTTTGGTGTATTACCAACAATTCGAATGATCAGTTTCTGAGGATCGACATTCAAATTGTAAGCTTCATCGCATT encodes the following:
- the LOC140946748 gene encoding uncharacterized protein isoform X1 produces the protein MLPSVCAGKNMFPYCTFANPVAGCCAEKGFVVFKVFEKMSAGKKQRSSRFTQGMTDALVEAYGKHQYILQSKFSNLVTNEKKKEAWIKVADAVNAVNPAERKTVEQVKKKWEDVTGSVKKKERHARQQELKKLNTTGNGFLADEDNSDSAGPSVDILSQSEQEVARILGPEIFTGIPGGQDTMKLTLPKPVSDVEWETYSVMSDSLLEDNYCGALQEVSPNQEVTLHQNSMYKRDSIPSTSTANVKSNDTDDYHKAKKSKMLAETLQDDDYHKAKKRKTLSEAQLDYFETVTAYYKLKMKKVELEISMLKDKKDKGRISSSVEE
- the LOC140946748 gene encoding uncharacterized protein isoform X2, which encodes MSAGKKQRSSRFTQGMTDALVEAYGKHQYILQSKFSNLVTNEKKKEAWIKVADAVNAVNPAERKTVEQVKKKWEDVTGSVKKKERHARQQELKKLNTTGNGFLADEDNSDSAGPSVDILSQSEQEVARILGPEIFTGIPGGQDTMKLTLPKPVSDVEWETYSVMSDSLLEDNYCGALQEVSPNQEVTLHQNSMYKRDSIPSTSTANVKSNDTDDYHKAKKSKMLAETLQDDDYHKAKKRKTLSEAQLDYFETVTAYYKLKMKKVELEISMLKDKKDKGRISSSVEE